In the genome of Ammoniphilus sp. CFH 90114, the window CTCGAAGGCAATAAGCTTATTAGAAATGCGAAATCTTTTGTGTTTTATGTTAGACAAAGTGGAAAAGGGAACCAGTTAAAGGCTGGGAAATATGAATTCACTCCAGGGGAATCGGTTGACGACATTTTAAATAGAATGGTACAAGGCGATGTATACGTCAGCACGTTTCAATTCACAATCCCCGAGGGTTGGTCTGTAGATCAAATTGCAACCTTCTTATCTGAAAAAGGCAGGGTGGATAAAGGAAAATTTCTCCAAGAAGTCAACGAGGGAGAGTTTACTTACGACTTTCTTAGTGGTATACCAGACGACAAGAGGATGGCATATCGACTTGAGGGTTACTTATTTCCGAAGACATACGAAATTAAAGAAGGAGCAACAGAACATGAGATTATTGATCGCATGTTAGCCCAATTCCAGACAGAATGGGACAGCTCCTGGAATGAAGAGCTTGAGAAACGAGGACTGAGCTTGCATGAGGCAGTAACTCTTGCCTCGATTGTGGAGCGAGAGGTTCTTGTGGATAGCGAACGTTCTAAAGTAGCAGGTGTATACTTCAACCGATTAGCCCAGGACATCATGCTGCAGGCTGATGCTACGGTTCAATATGCATTAGGGAAGCAGAAAGATATCGTAACCTATAAGGACCTTCAATTAGATCATCCTTATAACACGTATAAGGTAAAAGGATTGCCGCCTGGACCTATTGCCGTCCCTGGTCGGTTATCTTTAGCATCCGTGATAGAGCCTGAAACCCACTCCTATCTTTTTTATGTTACGAAAAAGGATGGATCAGGGGAACATTACTTTTCAGAGACCTATCAGCAACATTTAAAAAACATTGCACTTAGCAAAAGAGCACAAAAATAGCAAACAAAGAACGACTGTGTTAATATAAATCAAGTCATAAGTCCAAGTAAGACATAGGAGAGAAAGTTATGATTACGGACGATCGTATTAATGAATATATAGAGGCCTTAATACCTGAACGGGACGAGCTGTTAACGGACTTGGAACGCGAGGCAAAGGAAGAGCGTATTCCCATTATTCAGCTTCCAAGTATTCAATTCATTAGAACCGCTTTGTTAGCCTACCAGCCTAAAAAGATCCTGGAGATTGGTACAGCTATTGGATATTCGACGATTTGGCTTT includes:
- the mltG gene encoding endolytic transglycosylase MltG — translated: MSKILKAFMLFLIVAAAGFAGAYYYYQDTLKPPEAGAPVLVEIPQGSSTQRIASILEGNKLIRNAKSFVFYVRQSGKGNQLKAGKYEFTPGESVDDILNRMVQGDVYVSTFQFTIPEGWSVDQIATFLSEKGRVDKGKFLQEVNEGEFTYDFLSGIPDDKRMAYRLEGYLFPKTYEIKEGATEHEIIDRMLAQFQTEWDSSWNEELEKRGLSLHEAVTLASIVEREVLVDSERSKVAGVYFNRLAQDIMLQADATVQYALGKQKDIVTYKDLQLDHPYNTYKVKGLPPGPIAVPGRLSLASVIEPETHSYLFYVTKKDGSGEHYFSETYQQHLKNIALSKRAQK